The Bos javanicus breed banteng chromosome 11, ARS-OSU_banteng_1.0, whole genome shotgun sequence genome includes a window with the following:
- the FIGLA gene encoding factor in the germline alpha has translation MSAGARGPAPEGPRRPRGRPSCPPPPRAAMDAAPELLRVPPAELLDDVLREQFGPLPQQATICRLKRLPSSTQDVQLVLERRRVANAKERERIKNLNHGLAKLKALVPFLPQNRKPSKVDILRGATEYIQVLSDILEEAKDSEKRDPDHQSYSSNTSELHTSSARELSRIIQRAGCAMGLKNEKEGSWADGGSGELAHTCRQRAVSTMGWCLRWEFFPQRGVWKSVCS, from the exons ATGTCGGCAGGAGCCCGGGGCCCCGCCCCCGAGGGGCCCAGGCGCCCCCGGGGAAGGCCCAGCTGCCCGCCGCCCCCGCGCGCAGCCATGGACGCCGCGCCCGAGCTCCTGAGGGTACCGCCTGCCGAGCTCCTGGACGACGTGCTGCGGGAGCAGTTCGGGCCGCTGCCCCAGCAGGCCACCATCTGCCGGCTCAAGCGGCTGCCTTCGTCCACCCAGGACGTGCAGTTGGTGCTGGAGCGGCGGCGCGTGGCCAACGCCAAAGAGCGCGAGCGG aTAAAAAATCTCAACCATGGTTTGGCCAAACTGAAGGCACTGGTGCCATTTCTTCCCCAAAACAGGAAGCCTAGCAAAGTTGATATCCTCAGAGGTGCAACTGAATACATACAAGTTCTCAGTGATATTTTGGAAGAAGCCAAAGACTCCGAG AAACGAGACCCCGATCATCAGAGCTATAGCAGCAATACTTCTGAGCTACATACATCCTCAGCTAGAGAGCTATCGAGAATTATACAACGTGCCGGCTGTGCTATGGGCttgaagaatgagaaggaagggTCCTGGGCAGATGGTGGCAGTGGTGAGTTGGCACATACTTGTCGCCAGAGGGCGGTGTCTACGATGGGATGGTGTCTACGATGGGAATTCTTTCCCCAGCGAGGAGTCTGGAAAAGTGTTTGTTCTTGA